The Tindallia californiensis genomic interval CATCTTTACTACTACATCGATCTCAGGAAGTTCTGTAATCAACTTTGAATGCTGTGTTTCTTCCATATCAATCCCGTACATTTTTTTCATTAAGCGCACAGCATCCTTATTGATTTCAGGTTTTGTTTCTGTTCCTGCTGAGTAACTCTCAAAAACATCTGCTGCAAAATGCTTACCAAGAGCTTCGGCTATCTGGCTTCTACAAGAATTATGAACACATATAAAAGCAACTTTAATGGTATTGTTCATGCATAACACCTCCTTTAATCCTATCGGAAGGGAACCAGGCGGTTGTTCGATTGGCAATTTTAACAAGCGTAAGCATCACAGGCACTTCTACTAAAACACCTACTATCGTAGCTAATGCAACTGGCGAAGTAGGACCAAATAATGTAATGGCAACAGCAACGGCAAGTTCAAAGAAATTGGAAGCACCAATCATCCCTGCCGGTGCCGCTACGCTATGATTAAGTTTCAAAAGCTTAGCTGCAAAATAGGCGACAAAGAAAATAAAAAACGTTTGTATGGTTAACGGTATTGCTATTAGTGCAACATGCAACGGATTCTGAAGAATGACATCTCCTTGAAAAGAGAAAATAATGATTAGTGTTAATAATAACCCACCTATGGTAACATTATTAAACTTAGGGATAAATTGATTCTTAAAATACGCTTCTCCTCTATTTTTTATCACTTGCTGTCTAGTAAATATCCCTCCTGATAACGGAATAACCACGAATAATATAACAGAAATAATAAGCGTATCCCAAGGAACCGTCACCCCACTAAGACCTAATAGTAAAGCAACAATCGGAGTAAAGGCGAACATTAAAATAATATTATTGGTAGCAACCTGAACAACGGTATACGCTGGATTCCCTTTTGTTAAATGACTCCAAACAAAAACCATTGCCGTGCAAGGGGCTGCTCCTAGCAAAACAGCTCCGATTAAATAGCTTTCTGCAAGTTCCGGAGATATCAGCCCCTTAAAGATGACATAGAAAAATACATATGCAATGATATACATCGAGAACGGTTTTATCAACCAGTTTGTAATCCATGTAACATATAAACCTTTCGGGCTTTTACTAACATTTTTTAGACTTTGAAAATCCACCTTCAACATCATTGGATAAATCATTAACCATATGAGAATAGCGATCGGAATTGATACTTCTGCATATTCAAAGCGAGCTAAAAACCGAGGAATACTCGGCAGGTATTTTCCAATCAATATTCCTATCGCCATACATAACGTCACCCAAAGTGTTAAGTATCGTTCAAAAAAACGAATGCCACTGTTTTTTTCTTTCCTCATTTTAATCCCTTCCCCTTTCTAACATCTTTTTGATTGATGATCACTGCATAGTTGACAAATACAATTTTCTTTTTCAGTTGTTATTCTTTTTAAGAAAACAATGATCTCATCTGTTTTTTGTTTGTTCAGCGTGTATCTAATCCACGCTCCGTCACGTATTGCATTAACAAGACCACTTTTAGATAATATTTTCATATGATAACTAAGTGTTGATTGAGAGATGCTTAGTTTTTCTAATATATCGCAGGCACACATCTCTCCACATGATAACATGTCCAAGATTCTTAAACGCGTTTCATCAGATATCGCTTTCATCGTAGATACGTATTGAGCATAGGAATATTCCATAAAAACCCTCCTTGACATCGATAAAGGTCAATGATATCGATGATTATCGATATCATTGACCTTAGTTTAGCATCAATATATATACTTGTCAATATATATGCTCCATTTTTGTGGTTATTCTGTGATAATGTCATGTTAAATCCATCCACAGATTTCTTCTCTTAAAAATATTAGAACCATAGAGGGATTATGTTATTCAATATTTTAATCAGGTTTTTATTTATAAAGGGTTGATCGTAAGCACTTTCACATATAAATCGAAAATCTTCGATAGGCATCGAGATTTCTTCTTCAATGACTTCTTCAAATTCCCCCCAGCAGATATGTTTATATACCTCTACAGGCTTCTTGAAAATCCGCACATATATTTTTTGATCCGGTTCTCTGTTCCACATTTTATTGAAATCGTCACAAAATTTTTCCAGTTTTATTTGCTTTTCTTCTTGACTTGTCCCCCATATATCACTCAGAACCTCATATGCTCTTTCCATCTTATCCGATTCGAGCATTGCTCTGTCTTCTAACCCATCAAACCCCTTAAGTACTTCGTACTTTAGAACATCAAACGGTGATAAAGGTATCCACAATCCTTCACTTTGTCTTTCGATCCATGTATAATAAGCTGTCGGTATAAACACATACTGTAGAAAACCATGGGCTGTATCAACATCTTCGTAACTGCTCCATCCTGATTTTAATATATCCTTTTGCCTATCAAGTATTTCTATGTACATAATGATAGATTTTGAAGTGATTCTTCTCTCGTCATCGCCACCAAATAAAAGATGATCTGTTTTTTTTATTTGATCTTCCCAAAAATGAAAATTATCTTTTGCATGCCCTCTCTTCATGATAATTCTCCTAACTTATATTATTCACCTGATTAATCCATGGCTCATTCAGCTAATTCTTTTAAAAAAACTATTTCAG includes:
- a CDS encoding arsenate reductase ArsC, whose amino-acid sequence is MNNTIKVAFICVHNSCRSQIAEALGKHFAADVFESYSAGTETKPEINKDAVRLMKKMYGIDMEETQHSKLITELPEIDVVVKMGCNVVCPFVPNDHEEDWGLEDPTGKSDEEFKKVIGTIEKNILTLKEKVKSM
- the arsB gene encoding ACR3 family arsenite efflux transporter; the protein is MRKEKNSGIRFFERYLTLWVTLCMAIGILIGKYLPSIPRFLARFEYAEVSIPIAILIWLMIYPMMLKVDFQSLKNVSKSPKGLYVTWITNWLIKPFSMYIIAYVFFYVIFKGLISPELAESYLIGAVLLGAAPCTAMVFVWSHLTKGNPAYTVVQVATNNIILMFAFTPIVALLLGLSGVTVPWDTLIISVILFVVIPLSGGIFTRQQVIKNRGEAYFKNQFIPKFNNVTIGGLLLTLIIIFSFQGDVILQNPLHVALIAIPLTIQTFFIFFVAYFAAKLLKLNHSVAAPAGMIGASNFFELAVAVAITLFGPTSPVALATIVGVLVEVPVMLTLVKIANRTTAWFPSDRIKGGVMHEQYH
- a CDS encoding ArsR/SmtB family transcription factor is translated as MEYSYAQYVSTMKAISDETRLRILDMLSCGEMCACDILEKLSISQSTLSYHMKILSKSGLVNAIRDGAWIRYTLNKQKTDEIIVFLKRITTEKENCICQLCSDHQSKRC